GCTCAGCAATTTTTAGGTGAATTTGACCTAGCAGAAGTGGCCCGCGCCCAGATTCGCGCTCAGGTTCACCAGTCGCCTTTGCCCGATATCCACACGGCCTGGCAGCAGGCGCAGCAGCTTAAAATTGCGGAAGAGTATCGCCTGCTGTATGTCGCCATGACCCGCGCCCGTCGCCTGCTGTGGATGGCGGCCGAGCGTCAGGCTCCCTTTAGCTGGGCGAATCCGTCGAATTTGCAGGCCCAACAGCCCACGCCTGTTCTGAATGCGCTCATGCAAGCTCTGGGGCGTTCGTAAATTCTGCATATCATCCTTCGCCATGCATGAAATCTCTGTTCTCAATCAGCGCCTCCAGCTTTTGCCAGACAAGGCCGTATATGTTCCTGATTTGGATTTGCTGCTGGTCGCAGACGTGCATTTGGGAAAATCCGAAGCGTTCCAGTCGCTGGGTGTGCCAATTCCCAATCGTGTGAATCAGGATACGCTGGAACGACTCAATATCCTGTGCGATCGCCTCTCGCCCAAAACGCTCTGTGTTCTAGGCGATCTGTTCCATTCGCCCCGCGGACTGGATGACGCAGTCCTGCAATCCTGGATTCACTTTGCTGAGACCTGTGGCGCAACGGTGCAGGTGATCTTGGGAAATCACGATCGGGCGATCGCCTCTTTGCTAGATTCATTTGAAATCCCGTTCCACGCCCACCCCATCGAATATCCTGGACTCGTTCTCAGTCACGAACCGGCTGATGTTCCTGATTGCGTGAATCTTTGTGGTCATATCCATCCCTGTTTGCGGCTCAAGACTCGACTCGACTCGCTCCGACTGCCGTGCTTCTTGCTGGAGCCGCCCCATCGGCTGATCCTGCCGTCCTTCGGCGGCTTCACGGGCGGCTATGAGGTGCGGCTAACACCAGGGGCGATCGCCTATGGGGTGGCAGAAGATAAAGTCGTCCCGTTTTCGGGAAACTCGCAGGCGGGGCGGCGCAGAATCCAAACTTTCTAAGTTTTTCTTGCAAGATGCAAACACATCGACTACAATCGACCATCAAGCTGTGAATGACCCCAAGTCAGCGCGGCTTAATCTTTCCCCCGAAATTTTGGTCGTTTAGTCACCTGCGGTGTCGGTAGATGCTCGCAACACCTACCAACACCTGACCCCTCGACAGTCTGTGCCTGTCTCAGGGCTGCGTCCATTGTAGGCCGCCCTGTCCCAGCGCTTCACGTCCGTGGGCGGCCAACATTTCGGGGTTTCCTACCCCACTCGTTTCCAGGAGGAAACCCCAAATGCTGACAATTCAATACACCTGGTCGTCCCCATTCTCGGAGGCGACCCAGTTTTCGCTGCCCCCGCTCACCTGCGAACTGCCCCACCACCGCCGCCTGCGCCACTGCATCATTGGCCTGCCTGAAGACGCGCAGATGGCGATTGACCGTCTGCACCTGCTGCGCTACGCCGAACGCTTCGAGTGGACGCACGCCCTAGACTTCCCGCCCCACGGCATCGTCCTCGACGGTCGCCCCGGTGAAGTGCTGCGCTACCTCCATCGTGAAATCCGCAGCAATCCTGGTGCAAACGAGTAAGAACAGATAAGGAGGATTTTGGGTTTTGGATTTTAGCAGGGCATCCCCTCACTCCAAAATCCAAAATCCCCACTCCAAAACTCAACCCGTCCAAACACCCCTAAAGCCCTCTCCTGCACTCACCCATCCAACGGACTCCGTACCTCTCGTCCACCCCGATTCAGTGTACAGGTATAAATTCCTCACAGTCTTTGCCGTGATTCTGAAAACATACGGAAAATGTCGGTTTAATTACCCTGAGGCAGATATTATACGGAAAGTTTCGGTTTAATTCCCCAACATCCGGAATTAGCTCGACGGTTTCCGTATATAGCAATTTCTATCCTAGTGAGGCGTATTTTGATATAGTCTATTCAGTGAATTGACTTTACCCTTAACTCAGATGCGACCCTACTCACTAGATCTTAGACAAAAAATTATTGATGTCTACATTGAAGGGAATACGTCGCGGTACCAATCGAGGATTTCCCAACGGGTCTCAACGGTGGTGAGTTGAGTAAACAGATTCCACACCCCAGCGTGACCATCGCCCAGACAGACCAGTGGGGAGAGCAAGCGTTGAGCGCTGAGATAATCAATCAAGCTGTCATTGTCTTGGAAGAAGGCGTTGTAATAAATCCCCTCCACCCGCACCGCTTTGTAGTCTCGCCACGGGCTATCGGACTCTAGCAGGTCACGCAGACGGACTTTGCCGCCATCAATGCTGACCTCACTGACGCCTTGTTTAGCCTCGGCAGACTCGAACGACTGACGCCCCACCAGACGTTGTTGGGTCGAGTGCCCGACCCGCATCCCGGTCAGGGCTACGATGTCATCCTCTGCATCTTGAAACGATTCGTTGGCACTTAAGCGTAGGTTGGCTTTCTCTAGGCCACCACTGAGACGGCTGTAAGCCTTTACGCCTAACCGTTCTGCCTGACTTTGACGAATCTCAAGGACCCCTACCAAACTCTTCAATCGGCGAACCCGGCCTCGGGCGGGGTAGGCTTTCTGGTTGACAAAAAAAGGGCAACTCGAGGGCTCACCTCCTCTAGCATTTGCCGTCGTACAGTCTGCTCGATGCCTTCTAGACTATCGAGCCCCTCTCGGTTGCTATTGCGATACAAAATCTCGGCGATCTCTGCTGTACAAGCTTCCAATCGCTTTTGGTCTTCAGGTGTCATGGTGAGTCATCCCTGGGGCTACCCTCCCATTGTCACCCTTCGCACTGTTTTCGCGAAAGTGGGATGCTCCCGAAAGCTAGTTGGTGAGCAGCAAAGGTAGTCTGCATCCGGTGGGCTTAGTCGTTGTGCCGCTTAGCTCATCTGTTTGGGCAGTACTTGAGGTTCTTCGGGTTAGTGTTGAAAATTCAGGGCATGGGGTATTGATAGGGCGGCGTTTTGTGACTCTCAGCAGTGCAAAGGATCATATTCAGGCGATTGAAGATTCGCCGGATATGATCGATCATGTCAGCCCAAAATCCTGCTCCGTATAAAATCCATGTCCAGTATTTACGACAATATCGAGCAACCCATCCTGCCTGAGTTGCAGCACTACCTGAAGCAAGCCTACCGTGCTGATCTCTGTGTGGGCTATTTCAACTTGCGGGGATGGCGACAAATTGATGCCGATATTGAGCAATTTGAGGGGGGGGAGGGGCAGGCTTGTCGATTGCTGGTGGGGATGTACCGTTTGCCAAAAGAGGAACTACGACAAGCATTAGCGATTGGGGTGGAGCCAGAGCGGATTGATCAGGGGCAGGCGATTCGACTACACACCCTGATGGCGCAGGAGTTTCGGCAGCAGTTGACCTATGGTGCGCCCAGTGCCGCTGATGAAGAGGGGTTGCAACGGTTGCGATCGCAACTCCTGACCCACAAACTTCAGGTCAAGCTATTTTTACGTTATCCCCTTCATGCCAAACTGTATCTGATTTACCGCAAAGACCGAGCCACACCCACTATTGGCTATGTAGGTAGCAGCAACTTGACCCTCTCCGGATTGAAATACCAGGGTGAACTCAATGTGGAAGTGGTGGATCGGGACGATACAAGTAAGCTGGAGCAGTGGTTTGCAGATCGTTGGGACGATCGCTTTTGCCTAGATATTTCTGAACAATTGGCAGAGATTATTGATGAAAGTTGGGCGGGGCGATCGCTCAAGCCCTATTTTGTCTATCTAAAAATGGCGTATCACTTATCCCAAGAAGCGCGGGATGGGTTGAGCCAATATCGTGCTCCGGCCAGTTTTGGGTTGTTACCGTTTCAGGAAGCGGCGGTGCAAATTGCCGCACACCATGTCAACAAACGCAATGGGGTGATTATTGGCGATGTCGTTGGGCTGGGTAAAACTTTGGTGGGGACAGCGATCGCCCATCTTTGCGAAGAAGAATACGGCACCAGCACGCTGATTATCTGCCCCAAGAATCTGGAAAAAATGTGGCAGGGTTATATCGATCGCTATGGCTTGCGAGGCAAGGTGGTTCCGATTAGCCGAGCGATTCAGGAATTGCCCAATGTGCCAGCCCGGTTTCGGCTAGTGCTGATCGATGAGAGTCACAACCTGCGGAACAAAGAGGGCAAGCGGTATCAAGCTATTAAAGACTACATTGAGCAAAGCGGCAGTCGGTGTATTTTGCTGACGGCAACGCCCTACAACAAAACCTATTTGGACTTGTCGGCTCAGTTGCAGTTATTTTTGC
The Thermoleptolyngbya sichuanensis A183 DNA segment above includes these coding regions:
- the pdeM gene encoding ligase-associated DNA damage response endonuclease PdeM; amino-acid sequence: MHEISVLNQRLQLLPDKAVYVPDLDLLLVADVHLGKSEAFQSLGVPIPNRVNQDTLERLNILCDRLSPKTLCVLGDLFHSPRGLDDAVLQSWIHFAETCGATVQVILGNHDRAIASLLDSFEIPFHAHPIEYPGLVLSHEPADVPDCVNLCGHIHPCLRLKTRLDSLRLPCFLLEPPHRLILPSFGGFTGGYEVRLTPGAIAYGVAEDKVVPFSGNSQAGRRRIQTF